The DNA region CTTTTGGTGGCGGAAGCAAGAGTGGGGAGCTAAACTCGCTTCCCACTTGCCAAATGGCTAAGATCAAAAAAACTACGGCAAATCCGCTAAATCCGCCCCAAAAATAGTCAATTATTTTTAAAAAGCTTGAGCGATCTTTTTTGATGCCATCAATTAGTATCATAAAAATAGACCTTTATCTGGCATCTTGCCGCCTAGAAATTTTGGATTAAACTGATAAATTTCTTCAAAAAATGCCATGATCTCATTTTGTAGTTCATTTGCTTTTGTTACTGTTAAATTTGCCTTATCAAAAGCATTTGCAAGTGCTACTTCTGGAGCTGGCAAGTAGCTTGAGCCTATCTTTGCTGCACTTTGTTTGTTTTCAAGTATCCATGAAAGTGCATTTTTAAGATCGCTATGAAGCGTGTCAAATAGACTTAAGTTTTTCTCGTAAAAGCCTCTTTCTACGATAATGCCAGCCATTGGGATTATCGGTTTTGTACCAAAGCTCTCGCCCCAAATTTTTGGAAAATCAACTGAGTAATGCACGCTAACGCCTGCTTTTTTACCGCGCAAAATAGTCGCTTCGCCAAGAGGTTGTGGAACTATTAAAATGTCAAAATCTTTTTGTAAAAATAAAAGCAAAGCCTCAGGTGGCGTTGCTGTGTAGGTGATGTCTATTTTGCTAACGTCTATGCCTCTCTTCTTGCAAAGCGCTCTTAGGACAAGATCAGGCATGTCGCCTCTAAATGGCATGATAAGCTTTTTGCCTACAAAATCCTCTAAATTTTTGATCTTTTCATCCTTAACCATAGCGTTCATAACGCCAAGTGTTAGTAAATTTAACATCGCAAAATCAAGCCCTTGATTTCTTAAATTTGCAGCGACATTTGAAGGCGACATTGTGACTTTAATATCTCCACTAGCGACGCCTGCACGAAGCTGATCTGGTGTTTTCCAGATATTTAGGCTTACATCGTAAGTTTTATTTAACTCGCCTTGCAGCGCAGCAACCGCCATGATAACGCTTGGGATCGCTGGTGCGCCCCACATAGTAAAGCTCTCTTTTGCAAATAAATTTGGTGCAAATGCGCTAACGCCTAAAGCCGTGCTAAGTCCTAAGAATTTTCTTCTATCTAACATCTTTTTCTCCTTTAAAAACTGCTGTGAAAGCTAATGAAAAATGTCCTGCCAGGGGCATGAACGACTACCGGATCAAGTGCTGCTACGTGATCACCGCTGATAAATTCTGCATAATCTTTGTCAAATAAATTTGCTACGCCAAATCTTATGCCAACTTTATTTTTAAACTCTATGCCACCATAAAGATCAAGCAAACCAAATCCTTTTGCGGCCTCTTTTTTGTCGATACCTAGACCATTTTGCTTGCTAAAATCGCCTCTAGTTTGCTTTGAAACTAGTCTTAGTGCAGTGCCAAGATTATAGCTACCAAAGCTTGCATAGTCTTTGTAGTCAAATGCAAAATTTGCCTCAAAAGGCCTTATCTGATAAAGTGGCCTGCCATTGGTTTTATTTTGTCCGTAGTTGTAGTAAAGTGAGCTTTTTAAGCCAAAGTGCCTTGCAAAGCTATATTCTGTATTGAAATTTACACTATAAAGCGTTGCATCAACGTTTCTTGAGATGACAGCATTTTTATTTATTAGTGGCATCGCAGCCTTTGAGTGGCGTCTATCAAAAATGATCAAATTTTTAACGCTATCAGCGATGAAATGTCCTCCAAAGCTAAATGCATCTTTGCTTTGAAGCGAGTTTAGGTATTCTTTATAAAACTCGCTACCAAATTTAAAGCCAAGAACCGCTCTATTGTGTCTTTCTGGCTCTAAATTCGGATTTGCTATCCAGCCGTTATCGCCTGCACCATAAAGTGTATTAAAACGCTCCATATTGCTTGGCAAGCGAGATAAACTCTCAAGTTTTGCAAAGTAGCTATCCTTGTCGTTTGGTGTAAATTTATATTTTAAACTTGCACTAAAAGCGTCTTTTTTGATCTTATCGCTTACGTCCTCACCATAAATTTGGCGAAGTAGTCCGCGAGTCGTGCTAATGTCTAGATTTGGTGCAGAATATTTAGTATCAAGTCCATTAAGCTTACTTTTTTGCTCCTCATATCTTAAGGCAAGAGAGGCTTCGTTTGCTTCATTAAATTTATAAGCAAGTGTATCAAAGAGCATAAATTTATCATTTCTAACATTAGCAAATCTGTATCCGTTAAAGACCCAGTTGTTGCCTTGCTTCATGTATCTTTTGCCGTCATGTTTATCTTTTTCAAAGCCAGCGCCTATTTGATTGTGAAAGCTTGAAAAATCAACATCATACTTTAAATTTGCCTCAAATATATTCCTCTTTAAATCCACTTTTACATTTGGAGTAGCATCTCTTAGATGAAAATTATCAGCTTTTCGCTCAACTTTTTTTAGGATAAATTCGAAATTTAGCGTATTTGAAAGATCTTCCTCGCCTAATCTAATATTTAGCTTGCCGACTTTTCTTGTCGTTTTAAAGGCATCCATCACGTGCTCTGGTTGCTTGTCTTTATCGATATTATCCCTTAAAAACGTAAGCCTAAGCTCGCTAAGATCATTTGGCACGAAGCCTAAGATAGCGCTTTGACCTTGCCTATTGTAGCCATAGTCCCATCTTTTGCCACTTCCATCTTTATAATTATTTGCTTTGGTGAAATTTGCATTTAAAATGGTATAAAAATTTGCGCCGCGATATTTAAAAAGCGATGAATTGTAAAAGCTTTTGCCATACATTCCAGCTGAGATATGAAACATATCAGCTGAGTTATCAAGCAAATTTGTAACAAATGGGTATTCGCCTCTTTGAGTGCGGTCAAATTGATTTTCCACAAAGGCACTTTGTGCAACGTTTGGCGTAATGACTGGTGGCGGAGCAAATTCTCTAATAGGCTTTATAATGTCTAAATTTGCTTCATTTGCTAGAAGCAGTGATGAAAGAACTGCTAGGCTTAAAATGGACCTCATGTAAACTCCTTTTTAAAGATATAATTATGATTTCTTTTATCAGAATTGTAGTAGCAAAACTCTTTATAAAAGTTGATGTAAGTCATCCTTTAAATTTTTAATCCATAATTACGAGCTTATTGTAGATAAAATGCTTGATTTTATTTTTGTAAGAGTAGCTAAATGGTGTAAATTTAATGTGAAAAATGTAAAATTTTGATAATTGTTATATAAAATTTTAAATCGTAGGTCGATTTAATTAGGCTCTAAAATTATTAAGCCTATCTCTTAGCTCTTTTGAAATGGTAAATTTTGAGAGTTCATATTTATCAAAAATGATGATCAAATCATCACCTAGTGGTTGCACTAATCCAAAGCAAGCATCTCTATCAAGACGGTTTTTCTTAAATTTTACGCTTAATGTTTCAACTTTTTTCTTATCACCAAAGCTCTTAATGGCGATCTCTTCGATATCCTTAAAGTAAAATTTTATGCTTTTTGAGCCTTTTGTAATGATAAATCCATCATCTTCAATACGTAAAAAGTTGTTTTGAAAAATTTTTCTAACACAAAAGAACGCTGAGAGAGCGCCAATGATGATGCCAAAGAGAGACACTGCACCAAGAGCTAGATAAAAGTAGCCAACGATGCTAAAGGCAAAAAGCCCAAGCCCAAACGCAAGCGCCCAAAAAACATCTTTTTTACTCTCTTTTGTTATCATCATTTTTCCTTTTAAGCTAAAATTCCAGCACCATTTATCGCTTGGCTGCGCTCTTTTGCATAAATTCTCTCGCCATTTATTACATCGTATTTCCAGATCGGCGCATTGGCCTTAAAGTCCTCGACAAACTCGTTTATAAGCCTTAGCGCGACCTTTCTTTGAGGGCTCACAACGCCTGCTACATAAGAGCTCGTATGCACCGCCACGTCGCCTTTTGAGTGAGCAAAGAGCACGTAGGCATTTTCTTTTTTGGCTCGCTCTTCCCAAGCTTCTAGCCATTTTTTAAGGATCGGCTCATAGATATCAAAGCTAAGCGCCGAAATACCACCTTCTTCTCTTACGATCCCAACAAAAGTGATGAGTGCACCGCAGTTTTTATCCTTAAAGCGTTCATACCACTCGTTTGTGATGCTTTGAACATCCAAGCTTCCATTGTAAATTTGCATCTTAGCCCCCACAAACTGGCGGTAATATAGAAATTTTGTCACCCTCGTTTAGAGCAAAATTTATATCGCTTACGATCTCGTCATTTACGGCAACTGCACAGATATTTAGCCATTTTTTAAGCTCTTCTTTATCGCTTAAAGCCTCTTTTACTTCACCTAAATTTTTTGCTTCTACTTTTATATTTTCAAGCCCGATAGGCCCAAGAAATTCGATCTCTATCACGTTTTATCCTTTGAGATTTTTGCTGATTTTACTTAAAAATAAATTTAGATATACTTATTTAAAAATTTAAAAAGTGAGTAAAAATGAACGAAATTTTAAAAAGTATAAAAACCCCAGCCTACGTCTGCGAAGAGGCAAAAGTACGTAAAAATTTAGAGCTTTTAAAATATGTCAAAGAGCAAAGCGGAGCTAAAATTTTAGTAGCACTTAAGGGCTTTGCATTTAGCGGAGTGATGGATATGGTTGGCTCTTATCTTGACGGTGCGACTTGTAGTGGGCTTCATGAGGCAAAATTTGCAAGTGAATACGTAAAAGGCGAGATCCACACGTATAGCCCAGCGTTTAAAGAGGAGGATTTTGATGAAATTTTAAAAATTTCAAAGCACATTACATTTAACTCTTTTGCGCAGTGGAAAAAATTCAAGGGTATTGCCCTGCAAAACGGCATTATCTGCGGTCTGCGCATAAATCCAGAGGTCTCGCTAGCCCCAACTGACAGTTACAATCCATGCGGTAAATTTAGCAGGCTTGGCATTACAAGGGCAAATTTTAAGTCTGAGCTTCTTGATGGTATTAGTGGGCTTCATTTTCACGCACTTTGCGAGGAGAGTGCGAGCAGCTTGCAGGTCGTGCTGGAGGCGCTTGAGGAGAAATTTGGCGAGTTTATACCAAAGATGAAGTGGATAAATATGGGCGGAGGACATCACATCACGAGGGCTGATTACGATGTGGAGCTGCTTATAAATATCATTAGGCGCTTTCGCGAGAAATATGGCGTAGAGGTCTATCTGGAGCCTGGTGAGGCTGTGGGCTGGCAGACTGGCTTTTTGATAAGTAGTGTGCTTGACATCGTGCACAACGAGAAAGATATCGCCATACTTGACACATCAGCCGAGGCGCACATGCCCGATACTGTGCTTATGCCTTACCGTCCAGCCGTTAGAGGCGAGAGTAAAAATGGCAAATTTGCTTATAGATTTGGCGGGAATACCTGCTTAGCTGGCGATATAGTGGGTCTTGAAGCGGACGATGCGGAGTATAAATTTGATAGTGAGCTAAAAATCGGCGACCGCGTCATCTTTGAAGATCAGATTCACTACACCATCGTGAAAAACACGACATTTAATGGCATTAAGTTGCCTAATTTAGTGCTTTTAAAAGAAAATGGTGAGATAAAGATGATCCGTGAATTCGGATATGAAGAGTATAAACGCAGAAATTAATCACTGGTGTTTTGACTAGCTTTTGGCTGCTAAATGCTAAAAGTTCGTTTTATTTATATCTAAAAATTTTTTACAGATTAGTATCTATAAAATTTTGGCAAATTTATCTATCTTTGAGCTTTTTTGCCTGTTGTATTCGGTCTCGTTTGCGATATTTTGGGCTAGCTCCTTGCCAAAATGATCGCTGATAAAGCCAAGCGCCATGTCCATGCCAGCAGCCACGCCTGAAGCCGTGTAAAATTTATCATCTTTTACCTAGTTGGCGTGGAATTGTCACTATAGCTTTGCCGCAATTTTTTACCCGCTCAAATGATCTTTTATTTGATGTAGCTTTTAGTCCGTCAGGCACTCCAGTGTGAGCTAGCAAGGCTGAGCTAGTACAGACACTAAGGCAAAAATTTGAAGCCAGAATATACTTTTTAAGATACGATATAAACTCGTTGCCATTAGATCAAGCGCCTCATAATCATTAAAAAGATAAAAGAGGTTCATTTCTCTGCCTTTTGGATAGAAATTTTTAAAATTATTGGTGTTCTCGTTTAAATTTTAAAAGCAAAATCTGAAATAATTTTTAACTATAAAATAGGATGAATTTAGATTTAATATTCTTATAAAAATTAACAAAACTTAAATGTTTTTTATAAAATTTTTAGTAATCTTTTTTGCTAAGGTTTGCTTGTGATTAGCTCTGATATAATAGCGACCAAAATAGCGTAGCTATGCGATTTAACGTATTTAACCAATACTTAAATTGTTTAAGCTCAAACTTATAAAGGACTACAATGACGAGAATTCTTACTCTGCTTTTTACATTATTTGTAACAGCAATGGCAACTCAAGGACCAACTGGCGTCAATCAATATAATAGTGCCATTTGGGCGGCTGAAAGGATAGAAAATATCAAGCCATACGAACAAGGTTTGGGGCCGATATTTACTTTTATCCAAGGTAATGATTACTTCGCAATAGCAGCACTTTCTATCATTTTGGCTGTTATTGGAGCATTTGCATTACACTTTTTAATCATTGGACCAAAACATTTTAGTCATGATGGTAAAAAGGTGTTTGCTTTTTCATTGATCATACGTATAGCTCATGGTTTGGCGGCGATCTCATGGATCATTTTAGTGCCAACTGGTATCATCATTATGTGGGGTGCGGAGCTTGGCGGTGGAACATTTGTGCGTTTCTGTAGATACTTGCACGATACAGCAACTGTGATCTTTGCTGTTTCTGTGCTTCCTATGTTATTTACTTGGACAAAGAGAATGCTTCCAGCAATTTATGATATCAGATGGATGATGATAGTTGGTGGCTATTTATCAAAGAAAAAGAGACCTGTTCCAGCTGGTAAATTTAATGCTGGTCAAAAAGCATGGTACTGGATCGCTATCCCTGGTGGTATCGTTATGATAATTACTGGCGCGATTATGTATTTTACGGACTTCAAAGAGCCAGCGGTTGCTTCTTGGTTTGGTCTTACACAAATTGATCTTTTAAGATACAGTGTAATTATCCATAATTGTCTTGGCATTGCATGTGCAGTATTTTTCTTAGTTCATATTTATATGGCAGCTATTGCTATTCATGGTGCTATTTGGTCGATGATTACTGGATATAAAGAGGAAGAAGAAGTTTATGTTCTTCACCACTACTGGTATCAAGAGCTCGTTAGAGAGAATAAAATTCCAGTATCTGATTATGAAAAGTCTTATACAAATTTAAAATAATTAACTTTACTTTGATCTTGCTAGTAAGCGAGGTCAAAGCTCTCTTTTATCTCAAATTTATACATTAAAATTTTTAAAATAATTAATATTTTTTTGGCTATAATCCAAACTAGTTTCAAGGTTTGAAATACTAATTGCAAAAGGAAAAATCATGACAACAATTGATTGTAGAAATTTAGAGTGTCCAAAACCAGTCATAATGGCAAAAAATGCACTTGATAGTTTAAGTGAAGGCGAAAGTTTAGAAATTTTGGTAAATGCACTAGCCCCAAAAGAAAATATTTCAAGATTTTTAAAAAATCAAAATATAAACTTTAGCCTCGAAAGCAATGGCAACGAAACTAAAATTTTAGCTACAAAAGGCAAAAATGCGCTTGAGCTTACAAATTTTGACGAATTTGTCTGCGATATCACACCAAAAAATGAAAAAGTACTCTATCTGAATGAAGAGCGCGCGGGAAGTGGCGAAGTAGGAATAAATTTACTATCAAAATTCTTAGGAGCATTTCTTCAAGTTGAGAAAAAACCAAAGATAATAATCTGCGTAAATAACGCTGTAAAGATGACTACAAACCGCTCACACCCAAGCTTTAAGCCGCTTAAAGATCTTGAAGCTGCTGGTGTTAAAATTTTAAGCTGCGGAAGCTGTTTGGAGGCTTATAAGCTAGTAAGCGATCTTGCGATTGGCGAAATTTCAAATGCTTATGAGATCATCGACATACTCTCAACTCACGAGCAAATCAAATTATGATCTATCACGACAAAAAGCTTACGCAGTTCGTTAGAGCCGCTGGTTGAGCTGCTAAGCTTGACCCGTCGGGTCTAAACAAAACGATTAGTAGTTTAAATTTATCTCATCCAAATCTGCTCTCAAGCACAAATTCTAACGAAGACGCGAGTGTCTTTAGAATTTCAAGTGATCTTGCACTTGTTCAAACGCTTGACTTTATAACGCCTGTGGTAAACGATCCATTTATCTACGGACAAATCGCTGCTGCAAATAGCCTAAGCGACGTCTTTGCAATGGGTGGTGAGGTGATGAATGCACTAAATATCGTAGGTTTTGACAGCTGCAACCTTGCGCCTGAAATTTTGGGCGAAATTTTACAAGGTGGAGCCGATAAAGTAAAAGAGTGTGGCGGTATAATCGTTGGCGGGCATACGATCGAGACACAGCAGATGTATTATGGGCTTAGCGTCACTGGAAGGGTGCATCCTGATAAATTTTGGGCAAATAATACAGCCATAAATGGCAATGTTTTGATACTTACAAAGCCCCTTGGAAGCGGTATTTTAAGTACAGCAATAAAGGCTGATTTATTAAGCATGG from Campylobacter concisus includes:
- a CDS encoding ABC transporter substrate-binding protein, yielding MLDRRKFLGLSTALGVSAFAPNLFAKESFTMWGAPAIPSVIMAVAALQGELNKTYDVSLNIWKTPDQLRAGVASGDIKVTMSPSNVAANLRNQGLDFAMLNLLTLGVMNAMVKDEKIKNLEDFVGKKLIMPFRGDMPDLVLRALCKKRGIDVSKIDITYTATPPEALLLFLQKDFDILIVPQPLGEATILRGKKAGVSVHYSVDFPKIWGESFGTKPIIPMAGIIVERGFYEKNLSLFDTLHSDLKNALSWILENKQSAAKIGSSYLPAPEVALANAFDKANLTVTKANELQNEIMAFFEEIYQFNPKFLGGKMPDKGLFL
- a CDS encoding TonB-dependent receptor domain-containing protein; translated protein: MRSILSLAVLSSLLLANEANLDIIKPIREFAPPPVITPNVAQSAFVENQFDRTQRGEYPFVTNLLDNSADMFHISAGMYGKSFYNSSLFKYRGANFYTILNANFTKANNYKDGSGKRWDYGYNRQGQSAILGFVPNDLSELRLTFLRDNIDKDKQPEHVMDAFKTTRKVGKLNIRLGEEDLSNTLNFEFILKKVERKADNFHLRDATPNVKVDLKRNIFEANLKYDVDFSSFHNQIGAGFEKDKHDGKRYMKQGNNWVFNGYRFANVRNDKFMLFDTLAYKFNEANEASLALRYEEQKSKLNGLDTKYSAPNLDISTTRGLLRQIYGEDVSDKIKKDAFSASLKYKFTPNDKDSYFAKLESLSRLPSNMERFNTLYGAGDNGWIANPNLEPERHNRAVLGFKFGSEFYKEYLNSLQSKDAFSFGGHFIADSVKNLIIFDRRHSKAAMPLINKNAVISRNVDATLYSVNFNTEYSFARHFGLKSSLYYNYGQNKTNGRPLYQIRPFEANFAFDYKDYASFGSYNLGTALRLVSKQTRGDFSKQNGLGIDKKEAAKGFGLLDLYGGIEFKNKVGIRFGVANLFDKDYAEFISGDHVAALDPVVVHAPGRTFFISFHSSF
- a CDS encoding molybdate transport repressor; this encodes MITKESKKDVFWALAFGLGLFAFSIVGYFYLALGAVSLFGIIIGALSAFFCVRKIFQNNFLRIEDDGFIITKGSKSIKFYFKDIEEIAIKSFGDKKKVETLSVKFKKNRLDRDACFGLVQPLGDDLIIIFDKYELSKFTISKELRDRLNNFRA
- a CDS encoding molybdopterin synthase catalytic subunit; translated protein: MQIYNGSLDVQSITNEWYERFKDKNCGALITFVGIVREEGGISALSFDIYEPILKKWLEAWEERAKKENAYVLFAHSKGDVAVHTSSYVAGVVSPQRKVALRLINEFVEDFKANAPIWKYDVINGERIYAKERSQAINGAGILA
- a CDS encoding MoaD/ThiS family protein — translated: MIEIEFLGPIGLENIKVEAKNLGEVKEALSDKEELKKWLNICAVAVNDEIVSDINFALNEGDKISILPPVCGG
- the nspC gene encoding carboxynorspermidine decarboxylase, whose protein sequence is MNEILKSIKTPAYVCEEAKVRKNLELLKYVKEQSGAKILVALKGFAFSGVMDMVGSYLDGATCSGLHEAKFASEYVKGEIHTYSPAFKEEDFDEILKISKHITFNSFAQWKKFKGIALQNGIICGLRINPEVSLAPTDSYNPCGKFSRLGITRANFKSELLDGISGLHFHALCEESASSLQVVLEALEEKFGEFIPKMKWINMGGGHHITRADYDVELLINIIRRFREKYGVEVYLEPGEAVGWQTGFLISSVLDIVHNEKDIAILDTSAEAHMPDTVLMPYRPAVRGESKNGKFAYRFGGNTCLAGDIVGLEADDAEYKFDSELKIGDRVIFEDQIHYTIVKNTTFNGIKLPNLVLLKENGEIKMIREFGYEEYKRRN
- a CDS encoding formate dehydrogenase subunit gamma, which translates into the protein MTRILTLLFTLFVTAMATQGPTGVNQYNSAIWAAERIENIKPYEQGLGPIFTFIQGNDYFAIAALSIILAVIGAFALHFLIIGPKHFSHDGKKVFAFSLIIRIAHGLAAISWIILVPTGIIIMWGAELGGGTFVRFCRYLHDTATVIFAVSVLPMLFTWTKRMLPAIYDIRWMMIVGGYLSKKKRPVPAGKFNAGQKAWYWIAIPGGIVMIITGAIMYFTDFKEPAVASWFGLTQIDLLRYSVIIHNCLGIACAVFFLVHIYMAAIAIHGAIWSMITGYKEEEEVYVLHHYWYQELVRENKIPVSDYEKSYTNLK
- the yedF gene encoding sulfurtransferase-like selenium metabolism protein YedF — its product is MTTIDCRNLECPKPVIMAKNALDSLSEGESLEILVNALAPKENISRFLKNQNINFSLESNGNETKILATKGKNALELTNFDEFVCDITPKNEKVLYLNEERAGSGEVGINLLSKFLGAFLQVEKKPKIIICVNNAVKMTTNRSHPSFKPLKDLEAAGVKILSCGSCLEAYKLVSDLAIGEISNAYEIIDILSTHEQIKL
- the selD gene encoding selenide, water dikinase SelD; the protein is MIYHDKKLTQFVRAAGUAAKLDPSGLNKTISSLNLSHPNLLSSTNSNEDASVFRISSDLALVQTLDFITPVVNDPFIYGQIAAANSLSDVFAMGGEVMNALNIVGFDSCNLAPEILGEILQGGADKVKECGGIIVGGHTIETQQMYYGLSVTGRVHPDKFWANNTAINGNVLILTKPLGSGILSTAIKADLLSMEQIKEAATIMAQLNFYALKALDGIKVYGATDVTGFGFLGHLSEMLNEKISFEIYEKNVPIIASAKEFADMGIIPEGSYKNREFAKHFVDKEADILLFDAQTSGGLLLAVGEKDAMLAVKRLKEVGYEHSAIVGSAVPKSEFGIFLR